Sequence from the Thermococcus nautili genome:
GCGAGGTCAGTCTCGTACCTGTTGGCTCCCCACCAGCGGTAAACGGTTATGTTGTACTCCTCAAGGTCGGTAACGTACTCGCTCACAACCGCGTCGGGACCGCCTATTATTATAACCTGGTCCGGGGCGTAGCTCAGTATCTCCGCCGTAACGTTCGGGTCGTAGGTGCCCCAGGTGGTCGTCACGACGACCGCACCGGTCAGGTTGGCGAGGTACTGAGCTATCGCGTTGTCCGCGGCGTTGTCGCTGACGAGGATTACTGTAACCGTCGCTTCCCCTGCGTATGCACTTCCCGCTCCAAATGCCATTCCAATCATAAGCAGTCCGAACAGGACTGCCACCAACTTCTTACCCATCATGGCTCATCACCATTACCAACTATGAAAAAGCCCTATTTAAGCTTTTTTCACGAAATTAAGGGCAGATAGACGGTTTCTAAAAAATCCAGGGCATTTCGTTCGTTCTCATACTTCCCACAACGAACCAGAAAGAACCTAATCGTTCCAAATCGTTCCAGGGGCAAAACTACCCAACAGTTACCCGAAAAAAGCCACAATATCACAGGAGAAACCAAAAGGAACGTTAATCTTCGACTATCGCTACCGCCCTAACAGGGCTTCCAGAGCCACCCTCGATTCTCAGGGGAAGACCTATGAACGTGAAGGTTCGCCCAACCAGAGCCTCAAGGTTGACGAGGTTCTCGAACACCGGCACCTCCGCGGTCAGAAGAATAGTGTGAACAGTCTCGTCGCCGATGCTCATCGCATCAGTGCCAACGGCTTTGGCACCCTCTGCCACCACAAAGAGCGCGACCTCGGGTGAGAGCTCCCTCCCACCAGTGAGGAAGAGGACAATCCTGCCGTGATAACCCGAATCAGGCAGTTCGTCAAGCGTAACGGTTCCCTCTCCGTCGCGGACGTCAACGACGAAGGCCTCACCTATAAACTTCTCAAGGGGCATCTCGTCTATCGTCTTTCCGCCGGGAATGAAGTGAGCAGGAGCGTCAACGTGCGTCCCGGAGTGCTCGCCCATGCGAAGGGCGTTCATGTAGTAGCCGTCGCGCTCGATGAAGGCCCAGGGTTTGACCTTTACCTCAGGGTCGCCTGGGTAAACCGGCGTGTCCTCTCCGAGGGGGAGCGAGAGGTCGACTATCATAACAACACCAACCCTTTTTAACTCCGGAAATTAAAAACCCACCGGTGATTGATATGGACTGCACGAAGGATTACTGCGTCAAGGACATCTCCCTTGCCCCGAGCGGGGAGAAGAAGATTGACTGGGTTTCGCGCTTCATGCCCGTTCTCCAGACGATAAGGAGGGAGTTCGAGAGGGAGAAGCCCTTTAAGGGCGTCAGAATCGCCACGACGCTACACCTTGAGATGAAGACGGCCTTCCTGCTCCTGACCCTTAAGGCCGGGGGAGCGGAGGTTTCTGCCGCCGCCAGCAACCCGCTGAGCACTCAAGATGATGTCGTCGCCGCATTGGCTAAAGCCGGCGTCAAGGTCTACGCGATTAGGGGCGAGAGCAGGGAGGAGTACTACGAGAACATGCACAAGGCTCTGGATATAAGGCCCAACATCATCATAGACGACGGCGCGGACATGATAAGCACCGTTCACCGCGAGAGGCAGGAGTTAATAGACGAAATCTGGGGCGCGAGCGAGGAAACAACGACAGGGGTAATAAGGCTCCGCGCGATGGAGAAGGACGGGGTTCTGAGGTTCCCAATCATAGCGGTCAACGACAGCTATACCAAATACCTCTTCGACAACCGCTACGGAACCGGCCAGTCCACATGGGACGGCATAATAAGGACAACCAACTTGCTCGTCGCCGGAAAGAACGTCGTCGTTGTCGGCTACGGCTGGTGCGGAAGGGGAATAGCGATGAGGGCGAGGGGCCTCGGCGCTACCGTAATCGTTGTTGAGGTTGACCCGATTAGGGCCTTGGAGGCGAGGATGGACGGCTTCCTCGTCATGGACATGAAGGAGGCATCCAAGATAGGAGACATCTTCGTTACCTCGACGGGCAACATCAAGTGCATTCGCAAAGAGCACTTCGAGCTCATGAAGGACGGCGTCATAATGGCCAACGCCGGCCACTTCGACGTTGAGATATGGAAGCCCGACCTTGAGGAGCTCGCCGTTGAAATAAGCGAGCCGAGGCCCAACATCAGGGAGTACAAGCTTAAGGACGGAAGGAGGCTCTACCTCTTAGCCGACGGAAGGCTGGTCAATTTAGCGGCAGCAGACGGCCATCCGGCGGAGATTATGGACATGAGCTTTGCACTGCAGGCGAAGGCGGCGCAGTACATCAAGGAGAACCACGAGAGGCTTGAGCCCAAAGTTTACGTCCTGCCGAGGGAGATTGACGAGATGGTAGCGAGGATTAAGCTGAACGCGATGGGAATAAAGATTGAGGAGCTCACCGAGGAGCAGAAGGAATACCTTGAGAGCTGGGAGCACGGGACGTAGGGAAGTACAGGAAGTACGTTTCTTCTCCATTTCTTAACTCCCCGGCCTTCAGTAGAGTTCGCGTGTCCCAGGGGGACATTAGAACAACCACCTCTGGGGCTTCGTCGTCCCACTCAAGTTTGAGGAGTATCGGCCTTTCAACCGGAAACCCGCCGGACAAGGTGAATGTAACGCTCCTTTCCATCCTCTCAGATACATCGAGAATAAATGAATCGCCGGCCTTCATGGTGGTGCGGAGGAGTAGGTATGACTTTTTAGCGGGTAGTACCTGCTCATTCTGGTCCTCTCTAAAGTGAAGCGCAAATGCCACGGTGGCAAAGAGCAGAAGCGGTGGCAGGAATGCCAGGGGAAGGACGTTCCGTGGGGTTTTTCCGAGGGAACTGCGCCATAGGAGCAGGACCGTCAGCATTATTCCGAGGGGCAGGGGGACGAGAACTTCACGAAGGGACGATATGAAGAGCCTTTCACTCTCCTCACCCTCAACAGACTTAACGTCCCCCTCGAGCCACGTTATAAATAGCGCCAGCAGGAAACCAGTGAACAGCATAATTGCTCCTGGAACGTACCTGTCGAGCAGGTTAAAGTCTATCCCAAAGACTGCGGGCAGAAGATACAGAACCAGCGCCAGGAGGAACGGCTTGAGGAGGTCTCCGGTCAGGTAAACGTAGATGAGCGCGGGAACGATGACAAGAAAGATTCCCAAGAGCAGGGGAGAGACGGGAATTCCAAACCGGGCCCCAATGTTGCCGGCGAGGAACCTGACAACGTCCGTCAGCGAAGCCAGCCATGCCAGCGGGAGCAATGAGACCAGAACGGCGAGCTTGAGTGAATTCGTTGAGACCCTAAAGCGCAAGGGAGACACCCCCAAGGACTTTTTTCAGGGCTGTGCTCGGACTTTCCTGGGAGGGAACCCACTCCACCACGGGCACGCCAAGCGTTCCGGCCAGCTTTCGCTTGTGGAGACGGGAAAGGTACATGACGTCCTTATCAATCGCCCCATACGGGTTGATGTCCACGAGAAGAACCCTGCAGTTAAAGGTTTTCCTGAGCTTTCCAACGGCGTCCCTCAGCTCAGAAACGTTGTAGGGGGTAACGTTGGTTATGATTACCGCGAGGTCAACTTTTCCAGCCCTCTTTGAACGCTCCACCGCGAGGGGCATCGGTTCGGGGTTAGGGGACGGGCCGGCGGAGAGAACAGCCCTCAGAAAGCTTGAAAACGCCTGAGTTCCAGTTCTGGGTGTTACGAACCTTCCAGAGCCCGCCAGATACAGGCCGACCCTCAGGTTTGCCTTGAGGAGGGTGTGAACAAGGGAAAGCGACAGACTTAGGGCGCTTTCGAGGGCCCCGCTGAAGACGTCCCCAGTTCCCATCTCGGTCGTCGTGTCCGCGTACACCATGACGGTTGCCATACCCTCGGGCTCGTACTCGTTGACAAGGGGAACTCCAAAGCGGGCGGTGGCCTTCCAGTTGATTGCATTGAGGGGGTCCCCGGGCTGATACTCCCTAATCTCCTTAAAGTCCCGGGAAGATATTCCCTTGCGGGAGAGAACCACCGGCAGACCACGCCTTTTAGCCCGGATACTCCGCAGGGAACTCGCCCTGAGACTACCAATGGCCGGTCTGGACTCTATCGTAACCTCGTCTCCGAATATCCCGTAGTTCGCCCCGAAGAGTCCAAGGAAGTCCCTGCCTATGACCTCCACGGGGGAGATTGAGTGAACACCCCTCTTTCCGGGGGAGACCTCGTAGGAATACTCGACCTGAAGAACCTCACCGGGGAGCTTTACGAAAACCCTGCGGTTTCGGCCGTGAACCTTAAGCCCGGGAGAGACAACGTCCCCGATGAACACCAAACCCGCGCCCCGCTCAACGGTGAGCCTAACGTGAACCCTGGCGCGCCGGCCCACGGCAAGGTTTCGCGCTTCCACAGTTCTTTCAACGTGAAAACCCGATGGCAGGTCGGAGAGGAGGGAATACGCAAGGATTGACGCCGGGATTAGGCTCGCGTATGCCAGACCAAGAACCCCAGTGAAGAGCGCGAGTGAGAACGGCGCAAGGGTCGCGAACAGCAGGACGTCCATCCGCCTCATGAGTCAACCCCCGAAAAGCCGAGCCTTCTAAGGGTTTTCCTGAGAATTTCAAGACGTCTGAGCCTCTCATCGTCAAGCCTTTTCTCAACCACCCAGGGAGGAAGGAGGGGCGAAAGCCTTGGAGGAGCGTACTCCACTATCGGCCTCACGATTTCACGGAGCTGGACCTCGGCGAGGCCTTCAGGAGCGTTTCGGATTAAAAAGACCGTCAGAGGAACCTTGTCCCCCTTCTCAACGAACGCCTCGATGACCCTTCCAAGCTCCCTTGAGTAGTAGTCCTCCCGAACGCCTCCGGACGGCAGTGGGAGTGGTTCAACCCGGGACTTCTTGCTAAGGTGTGCGGAGACGTAAGTTGAGACGGCGTAGGTCAGGTAGAGGATTAATCCGCTCATGGTCAGCAGGATAAGGAAACGCAGTGCTCCCCTGAGGGTTGGATACGCAAGCAGGAACGAAAAGACGGCCCCAACAAGGAGGAACGCGAGGAATTTCCTCTCAATGAAATCGTTATCGAACATTACCCTAAGGAGGTAGGCCAGGACGTAGGAAACAGCGACCCACGCGGTAATCCCGACGAAAAACCACTTGTACCAATGTGAGCCGGTATAGAGGAGGAACGCAAGGGAAGCCACACCCCACCCAGCGCCCCGAATGAGGAGGTCGTGATACCTTCTTGCGTATCTGGCGAACATTGCAACTCCCGCACCTATACCAAGGAGTATGGACGGGACGGGTTCCTTCATGAACATCAGGCCAATCACAGCCCAGGTAAAGGCCGTTGAGAGGATTGAATTGACCTTACTCTTCTCCATCACCGAACACCCCCAGTCTCTCAAGGGCTTCCACGAACTCCATGAAGTCGCGACTCTCGAGGGGACGCTCCGCGTAGTCAGCTAAAACGAAGAGGGACGCGATTGTCTCAAGAGCAGGGTCAGCGAGCCCCTTTCTCCTGAGGGCGCGGACTATCTCAAAGGGCGTCCTCCTCTCGGTGGGCACTCCCAGGGACTCCACGTAGGGGAGAAAATGCAGGTTGTAGGCCCTAATCACTGCCTCGCGCGGGGGAAGAACGTGGAACTCAAAGCTAACGTCCTCCGCCGAGAAAACGTGAGTCCCGACGCCCGGCCGAAGCTCAAATGCATCTCCCCTGCCAAGGGGCTCGCCATCGAGGAAAGCCTCCGCGGGCCTGTTCAACACGACCCTTACCGGCTCGTTGGGCAGAAAAACCCTCCTGGCCGGGCTGAGAACCCTCAACGGCTCAATGTAAACCTGACGGGACGGCAGGGATAGCTCTGGGAGGTTTTTACGCTTCAGCACAACGTAGGCAATGCCAGCAACCAGGAGCAGGCCCGATGCAAGCTTCATGATGCGGGAGATGTTAAGGGAATGTTTTGCCCCGGACTCAGAGGATGTCGTTTCCTTTCCGTTCTCCACTGGAGGAATTTCAAGGGTTTCGTTGAGGGGCAGGTACAGGTCATCACCCCGATACACTATCCTAACCGTCCCCGTGGCGTTACCGATTCTCAGATAGGCGTAACCCGTCTCATCCGTCGTCAGGTTCAGGCTCAGGTTTCCTACGGTAACCGTTATCGTCCTGTTGGGCAGGGGATTGCCGTTCCAGTTGAAGAAAATTGCAAGGGTCCCGTTCAGGCGCTTAAGTTCAACCTCGGGAACCCGCTTTATTGTAACAAGGGGGTCGCTGTTGGAAGGGTAAGCAAGGTAGCCCCTGTAGTGGGCAACGATGTGGTAGCTTCCCGGCATCTCACCCTCGGGGACGACCGCCGTCAGGTTAAACGTGCCGTTGCTGACCCGAACAACGCCGACTATAGTGCCCGTTGTGTTCTTCGTCCTGTTGAGGGTTACGGTTACAAGGCCGTCCCGCACGGGGCTTCCATTCGGGTACATCACTGTTCCTGTGAGGGGCATTCTAAGGTCGCCGTTGCCCGAGAGGACAGCCGGATATTTCGTTATCTCAACAACGGGCTTTTCAAGGAGCGCCACCCACATAAGGAGAGCTGTCCTGCCGGTTTTGTTTGATGTGAAAATGAAGACCGGGTAGTAGCCGGGGGTGTAGTTTCTACCAACTGGAGGGACCTCAAAAGTGTAGGTTATTACCGAGCCGTTTTCAGTCCGGGAAATAATCCTCAGAGGCAGGCCGGAGGTGTAGTTGAGCGGGCCCGTGAAGTTGGTATAGACCGTGAACTCCTTCGAGACCCCGTAGGTCGTCATAACGATTGGGGTTTCAGTGTCGAGGCGGTATCTGGGCTGGCGGTTGACCCCCTTGAGGGGAACCGGGCCGGACGGGCTTTCGACGTAGGGGAGGTAGTAGGTTCCCCTGTACCAGACTATCATATCAAAATCCCGGGGAAGGTTCCAGGAGAGTAGGGGGACACTCCTCGCGGGTCTTTCAACGCATACCAGCATTGGGTCCTTCGGGAGGATTGCAACGGGACAGCGAGTTTTCTTGTCGGTGGGTTTGAAGCCGAAGTCGGACGTCGGAACGCCCGGGCGGTAGTTGCCCCCTCCAAAGGAGTTCGGGTTAAACGAACCCATCTGGGTCGACCTTGAACCGGCCTTTGTAAGGCTCTTGGAGGCTTCCATGAAGAGCCCGCTGAGGGCGTTTCTTGTTTTACCCCCTCCACCGGCGGAGGAGCCCTCGTACCCAAGGGTCAGGGTCGCGAGGAGGATGAGGAGGAGCAACAGCAGTGCGTATCTTTCACGCCTCATCGTCGTCTCCCTTCGGCACAGGAGTTTTCTGGAGGGCGCTCAGAACCACGTCCCTGCCGGTAACACCTTCAAAGGCATGTTCGGGTTTCACAACTATCCTGTGGGCCAGAGCATCAACGGCGAAGGCCTTCACGTCGTCGGGAATCACGTAATCCCGGCCCTCCATCAGGGCGTTGGCCTTGGCAATCTTCATTAAGGCGAGGGCACCCCTCGGGCTCGGCCCTGCCTCAACCCTGCCGTCCGAACGTGCCGTTCTCACGAGCATCGCGATGTAGGTCAGGATTTCCCTCCCGACGAAGACGTTCTTCTCAACGAGGTTCTGCATCTCCAGGAGGGTTTCCCTGTCAATCACGGGTTCCAAGTCCTCAGTCGGGTCGTCCTTACCCCAGCGCAGACGGGCTTCCATAATGGCTATCTCATCCTCAAGGCTCCGGGGATAGCCAACGCTCAAACGGAGGAGAAAGCGGTCGAGCTGGGCCTCCGGGAGGGGATACGTTCCCTCGAACTCTATGGGGTTCTGGGTGGCTATGACGAAGAACGGCCTGTCGAGTCTGTGGGTTTCGCCCTCTATCGTTACCTGCCTCTCCTCCATGGCCTCAAGCAGTGCAGACTGGGTTTTTGGAGGGGCACGGTTTATTTCATCCGCGAGCAGAACGTTGGTGAAGATTGGCCCCTTAACGAGCTCAAAAACGCCCTTATCGTGGCGCCACACCTTTGTTCCGGTTATGTCCGCAGGAAGCAGGTCGGGAGTGAACTGAATCCTCGTGTAACTGAGCCCCAGCGTTTTGCCAAACGCCTTCGCGAGCAGTGTCTTTCCAAGACCGGGGTAATCCTCAAAGAGAACGTTTCCGTTCACGAGGAGAGCCGTGAGAGTCTTTCGAATGGGCTCCGTATTTCCGATGTAAACGGTGGAAATCTCCGACACGATTTCATCCACAATGCTCCTGAATTCACCGGGCTCCACTCCATACACCTCGCATGCATTTTCAGTTTACCATTGACGCTTGAAAACAACAGCCATTTTTAAAAGTTACGGAGTATTTGGATTTATAAGTCGTGCAGGAGGAGTACAAAGTGTGATGCCCATGAACTTCGAACCCTTCAAAATAACCCCCGTCGGCTTCGTGAGGAAGGAACCGGAAACGCACATCGAAATCCTGCCCGAGTTCTGGGAGGCAACGGAGGGCCTCAGGGAAGGTGACTGGGTCAAGCTCGTCCTCTGGTTCCACGGGAGCGACACGCCCGCAAGGAGAAGAATCCTCAAGGTGCACCCCTACGGGAACCCAAAGAACCCGCTCACCGGCGTTTTTGCCACGCGCTCGCCCTACAGGCCGAATCCAATAGCTCTTTACACCGTCAGAATTCACCGCATCGAGGAGGGCAGGCTCTACATAGACGAGATTGACGCCCTCGACGGAACGCCGGTGGTGGACATCAAGATTTTCGTCGAGCGCTACGACTGCCCCAAGGAAGTGCCGATAGAGGAGCGGGAGGCCGAGATAAGGGCAGGTAGAATGATTGGAGAGGTGAACATAATCCCGAGGAAAGCCGAGCATCTGGACGAGCTTGAGGAGGTTTCGCCGGAGGAATACGACGCGCTGATACTCGAAATCGGCCCGAAGACGACGACGTTGACGGCTAAAGAACTTGTCGAGCTCATCGATGCCCTCAATGAGGTCTACGAGAGCCTGCCGGTGGAGATAAGGGACAAGCTCAGAACACGTGGAGCGCGCTCGCCTTGAAGCTGGCGTAGACCTCCTTTCCCTTCTCTATCCCGAGTTCGAGCATCGATGAGCGGGTTATGAAGGCCGTAAGGATTATATCGCCGAGGGAAAGGTGAACCCTCACGAGCGGGCCGAGCTCCTCGATTGACTCAACAATCGCTTTAAACTCGTTTCTGGCGGAGCTCCTTATTGGCTCGGTCGAGATTATTATGTCCTCCGGTCTTAAGCCGACCCGGACCCTTCCTTTAGCTTCGACCGGAAGCTCAATCTCAACGCCGTTGACCCTGAGCTTTCTCCCTTCGGCGATTCCCTCAATTATGTTCTCGAAGCCGAGGAAGCGAGCAACTTCCTCGCTCACCGGCCTTGAGAAGACGTCCCTGACCTTACCAACCTGAACGAGCCTGCCGTCGAGCATCACCCCAACGCGGTCGCCGAGGCTTATGGCTTCCTCAAAGGAGTGAGTCACGTGCAGAGCTGTGAAGCCCAGCTCTCGCTTCCAGCGCTTCATCTCGGTTAACAGCTTCGCCCTCGTCTGGACGTCGAGGTTCGCGAAGGGCTCGTCGAGGAGGATTAAAGGTGGCTCGACGACGAGCGCCCTCGCTAAAGCTACCCTCTGTTGCTCCCCACCGCTCAGCGTCCTCGGCTTTCTGTGGAGGAGGTGTTCTATCTTTAGAACCTCGGAGATTTCTCGCACTTTGCGCTCTATTTCGGGCTTTGGCACCTTCCTGACCTTAAGGCCGAAGGCTATGTTGTCGTAGACGCTCATGTTGGGAAAGAGAGCGTAGTTCTGGGGGACGTAGGCTAAACCGCGCTTCTCGGGCGGGAGGTCCGTAACGTCTCTCCCGCCGAGGTAAACCCTCCCCGAGTCCGGCTCTATTATCCCCGCGATTATCTCAAGGAGAACCGTCTTTCCCGCACCGCTGGGCCCGAGGATTATGAAGTGCTCGCCCTCTTTAACCTCGAGGGTTATATCCCTGAGGTGGAACTCCTTCCAGTCCTTGGAGATTCCCTCAGCCCTGAGCATTGGCACTCCTCCCGACAATCCAGCGGAGCAGGACGAATATCGTGAGGCTTATCGCGATGAGTATAACCGAAATCGGCCTCGAAGCCCTTAAACCGTAGTTGTTGAAGTACTCCATGACGAGAACCTGGGCGGTCTTTGGATAGTAAGCGACGATGAGTATGGCTCCAACCTCGCTTATGGCTCGAGCCCACGTCATTATGGCCCCGCTCGCAACGCTGGGAAAGGCTATCGGCAGGGAGACCGAGAAGAAGACCCTTAAGCGGGAAGCGCCGAGGGTTCTCGCGACGGCTTCAACCTTCTCGTCCACAGCCAAAAAGCCGTCGCGCGCGGCGTTTATCGTGAACGGCGCCGAAACGAAGAGCATCGCCGCGATTATGCCGGTGTAGCTGTCGAGTATGGCGTTCGAAAAGGTGACGAGGAGCATTATGCCGACGACGGAGTGGGGGATTACGATTGGGACGTCAACGAGGGCCTGAACGAGGCTCTTTCCCGGGAAATCCCTTCTGGCCAGAACGTAGCCGAGGGGGACGCCGAAGAGAAGCGCTATCAGCGCCGTGGCGGTCGCCGTCAGGAGGGAATTTCTGAGGGCCTCGGTTACGTAGGGGTCGTGGAGCGTCTTGACCAGCATCCCCAAGTCCGAGAGCTGCTTGGCGAAGATAACCACTAACGGAAGGGCAATGTAGACGATTAGAAAGCTTCCCAGCGACGCGAAAAAGTAGAGGGTGTAGTCGCGCCTCATGGCCATCCCCAAATTGGAAGGGAGAATAAAAAGCTCACCCCTCAACCTTCACCTCGTCCTTTATCTCCTCGGGGACGTTGCCGAACGCTATCGGCGGCCAGATGAAGTCCTGGTAGTTGGCCTTGAAGACGTCCCTCCCCTTCTCGCTCAGGAGGTACTTGAGGAACTCCATCGCAAGCTCCCTGTGGGGCGCGTCCTTTGGAACTGTGACGCCGTAGACGATGGGCTTGGCCTTGATGACCTTTCCAGTAGAACCGATGTATATGCTCACCTTTCCATAGTAGTCGGCCATCTTGAAGTCCTTGAGGTTTATCTCCTTGGGGAGCTCGATGTACTTCAGGTGGTGCTGCTCGGCGACGCTCTTGTAGATGAAGAAGTAGTCGAGGCTTCCGCTCTCGACGAGGCCCGTCAAATCGGTTTCCTTCGGCCTTATGACGACCTTGTCGTTCTTCACCTGGATTTCCTTCGGAGCAACGATTAGGGAGCTGTTGTAGTAGATGTTGGTGTTCTTCTCGACGAGGGTCTCAAATATGGGCTTGCCGTAGTAGTAATCCGCGAGCTTCATGACCATTACCGAGCGGTAGCCGCAGGGGTCCTGGTTGGGGTCGGAGAAGCCGAAGGTGACGCCGGGCCTCGCGAGGATTTCGTACCAGTTGTCGGAGTTAATCTCGTCGGCGTACTTGCTCTTCTCGGTGAAGGCTATGACTATCTCGTTGGTCGCGAAGAGGACGTAGAAGTCCGTGTAGTTTGGCACCATGAGCTGGGGGATGAGGGTGTAGTCTGCGACGGCAACTATGTCCGCCTTCTTCCCGAGGTCGGTGACCTTCCTCACCGCCGCGACACTACCGCTGGCCTCGTCCTGGAAGGTTACCTTAACTCCAAGGTTCTCTTCGGCGTACTTCGCAAACTCGTCTTCCAGCTGCTTGAACGGGACGCTCAGCGAGCCCGCGTGGAAGATTATCAGCGTCTCTTCCTTGAGGGAGCTCCCAGAGCTTCCGGAGTCATTAGAACCACCGATGCACCCGGAGGCAACCAGGGATAGAACCAGCAGGGCGATTAAAGCCAGACCCGTCCTCCGCATTGAAACCACCAAATGAATGGGCAAAACCGTGTATTTAAACGTTATGCGCAAACAGGACTGTTAACGTAAACGGAAGTGTTTTCGTGAATTAACGCCCCAACGAAACCTTTTATCAGGTTTCGACCCGGGATTATAATGAAGATTCAAAAGGTTCAATTGTTGCACCGCGAACTAACCACGATGCAACTTCTCCCGCATCTCAACGAGCCCCTCAACGAGCTCCCGGAAATAGGAGTAGAACTCGCTCTCGCGGAGCTTCTTCACAGTTCCCCAGAACTCGTCGAGGTTCCTGAAGCCGGCCTTCTCGTACTCGTAGGCCTGAATCAGCATCTCCAGCCTATCGGCGAACTTCACGAGCTTTCCTTCAAGGCTTGACTCCTCCTCGTACTCGCGCCAGAGTTTGAAGTACTCTTTCGGTTCTG
This genomic interval carries:
- a CDS encoding cyclase family protein, whose translation is MIVDLSLPLGEDTPVYPGDPEVKVKPWAFIERDGYYMNALRMGEHSGTHVDAPAHFIPGGKTIDEMPLEKFIGEAFVVDVRDGEGTVTLDELPDSGYHGRIVLFLTGGRELSPEVALFVVAEGAKAVGTDAMSIGDETVHTILLTAEVPVFENLVNLEALVGRTFTFIGLPLRIEGGSGSPVRAVAIVED
- a CDS encoding adenosylhomocysteinase — translated: MDCTKDYCVKDISLAPSGEKKIDWVSRFMPVLQTIRREFEREKPFKGVRIATTLHLEMKTAFLLLTLKAGGAEVSAAASNPLSTQDDVVAALAKAGVKVYAIRGESREEYYENMHKALDIRPNIIIDDGADMISTVHRERQELIDEIWGASEETTTGVIRLRAMEKDGVLRFPIIAVNDSYTKYLFDNRYGTGQSTWDGIIRTTNLLVAGKNVVVVGYGWCGRGIAMRARGLGATVIVVEVDPIRALEARMDGFLVMDMKEASKIGDIFVTSTGNIKCIRKEHFELMKDGVIMANAGHFDVEIWKPDLEELAVEISEPRPNIREYKLKDGRRLYLLADGRLVNLAAADGHPAEIMDMSFALQAKAAQYIKENHERLEPKVYVLPREIDEMVARIKLNAMGIKIEELTEEQKEYLESWEHGT
- a CDS encoding DUF58 domain-containing protein, with protein sequence MRRMDVLLFATLAPFSLALFTGVLGLAYASLIPASILAYSLLSDLPSGFHVERTVEARNLAVGRRARVHVRLTVERGAGLVFIGDVVSPGLKVHGRNRRVFVKLPGEVLQVEYSYEVSPGKRGVHSISPVEVIGRDFLGLFGANYGIFGDEVTIESRPAIGSLRASSLRSIRAKRRGLPVVLSRKGISSRDFKEIREYQPGDPLNAINWKATARFGVPLVNEYEPEGMATVMVYADTTTEMGTGDVFSGALESALSLSLSLVHTLLKANLRVGLYLAGSGRFVTPRTGTQAFSSFLRAVLSAGPSPNPEPMPLAVERSKRAGKVDLAVIITNVTPYNVSELRDAVGKLRKTFNCRVLLVDINPYGAIDKDVMYLSRLHKRKLAGTLGVPVVEWVPSQESPSTALKKVLGGVSLAL
- a CDS encoding DUF4129 domain-containing protein: MRRERYALLLLLLILLATLTLGYEGSSAGGGGKTRNALSGLFMEASKSLTKAGSRSTQMGSFNPNSFGGGNYRPGVPTSDFGFKPTDKKTRCPVAILPKDPMLVCVERPARSVPLLSWNLPRDFDMIVWYRGTYYLPYVESPSGPVPLKGVNRQPRYRLDTETPIVMTTYGVSKEFTVYTNFTGPLNYTSGLPLRIISRTENGSVITYTFEVPPVGRNYTPGYYPVFIFTSNKTGRTALLMWVALLEKPVVEITKYPAVLSGNGDLRMPLTGTVMYPNGSPVRDGLVTVTLNRTKNTTGTIVGVVRVSNGTFNLTAVVPEGEMPGSYHIVAHYRGYLAYPSNSDPLVTIKRVPEVELKRLNGTLAIFFNWNGNPLPNRTITVTVGNLSLNLTTDETGYAYLRIGNATGTVRIVYRGDDLYLPLNETLEIPPVENGKETTSSESGAKHSLNISRIMKLASGLLLVAGIAYVVLKRKNLPELSLPSRQVYIEPLRVLSPARRVFLPNEPVRVVLNRPAEAFLDGEPLGRGDAFELRPGVGTHVFSAEDVSFEFHVLPPREAVIRAYNLHFLPYVESLGVPTERRTPFEIVRALRRKGLADPALETIASLFVLADYAERPLESRDFMEFVEALERLGVFGDGEE
- a CDS encoding AAA family ATPase translates to MEPGEFRSIVDEIVSEISTVYIGNTEPIRKTLTALLVNGNVLFEDYPGLGKTLLAKAFGKTLGLSYTRIQFTPDLLPADITGTKVWRHDKGVFELVKGPIFTNVLLADEINRAPPKTQSALLEAMEERQVTIEGETHRLDRPFFVIATQNPIEFEGTYPLPEAQLDRFLLRLSVGYPRSLEDEIAIMEARLRWGKDDPTEDLEPVIDRETLLEMQNLVEKNVFVGREILTYIAMLVRTARSDGRVEAGPSPRGALALMKIAKANALMEGRDYVIPDDVKAFAVDALAHRIVVKPEHAFEGVTGRDVVLSALQKTPVPKGDDDEA
- the tsaA gene encoding tRNA (N6-threonylcarbamoyladenosine(37)-N6)-methyltransferase TrmO, yielding MNFEPFKITPVGFVRKEPETHIEILPEFWEATEGLREGDWVKLVLWFHGSDTPARRRILKVHPYGNPKNPLTGVFATRSPYRPNPIALYTVRIHRIEEGRLYIDEIDALDGTPVVDIKIFVERYDCPKEVPIEEREAEIRAGRMIGEVNIIPRKAEHLDELEEVSPEEYDALILEIGPKTTTLTAKELVELIDALNEVYESLPVEIRDKLRTRGARSP
- the wtpC gene encoding tungstate ABC transporter ATP-binding protein WtpC — its product is MLRAEGISKDWKEFHLRDITLEVKEGEHFIILGPSGAGKTVLLEIIAGIIEPDSGRVYLGGRDVTDLPPEKRGLAYVPQNYALFPNMSVYDNIAFGLKVRKVPKPEIERKVREISEVLKIEHLLHRKPRTLSGGEQQRVALARALVVEPPLILLDEPFANLDVQTRAKLLTEMKRWKRELGFTALHVTHSFEEAISLGDRVGVMLDGRLVQVGKVRDVFSRPVSEEVARFLGFENIIEGIAEGRKLRVNGVEIELPVEAKGRVRVGLRPEDIIISTEPIRSSARNEFKAIVESIEELGPLVRVHLSLGDIILTAFITRSSMLELGIEKGKEVYASFKASALHVF
- the wtpB gene encoding tungstate ABC transporter permease WtpB, with the translated sequence MRRDYTLYFFASLGSFLIVYIALPLVVIFAKQLSDLGMLVKTLHDPYVTEALRNSLLTATATALIALLFGVPLGYVLARRDFPGKSLVQALVDVPIVIPHSVVGIMLLVTFSNAILDSYTGIIAAMLFVSAPFTINAARDGFLAVDEKVEAVARTLGASRLRVFFSVSLPIAFPSVASGAIMTWARAISEVGAILIVAYYPKTAQVLVMEYFNNYGLRASRPISVILIAISLTIFVLLRWIVGRSANAQG
- the wtpA gene encoding tungstate ABC transporter substrate-binding protein WtpA — translated: MRRTGLALIALLVLSLVASGCIGGSNDSGSSGSSLKEETLIIFHAGSLSVPFKQLEDEFAKYAEENLGVKVTFQDEASGSVAAVRKVTDLGKKADIVAVADYTLIPQLMVPNYTDFYVLFATNEIVIAFTEKSKYADEINSDNWYEILARPGVTFGFSDPNQDPCGYRSVMVMKLADYYYGKPIFETLVEKNTNIYYNSSLIVAPKEIQVKNDKVVIRPKETDLTGLVESGSLDYFFIYKSVAEQHHLKYIELPKEINLKDFKMADYYGKVSIYIGSTGKVIKAKPIVYGVTVPKDAPHRELAMEFLKYLLSEKGRDVFKANYQDFIWPPIAFGNVPEEIKDEVKVEG